The Rubrobacter tropicus nucleotide sequence AGCAAACGACCCCGGCGTCTGGCAGGTCGCGGCGGCCCCCGAGGAGAAGCCGGGCCTCGCGCGGGCCCTGCTCCGGTACGAAGAGGTTGGACAGTCGTCCCCACCGCCGGACCACCGGCCGCCGAACCTCGCCGGCAGGCTCCTCACGTACGCGGACCTCCGGGCAAAGGGGCTCGACTCGTTCCCGGGCGACGGGGGACCCTTCACCGGGCCGGACCGCGTCCACCGGCTCACGCTCTCCGGCGGCATGGGCGCCTACGAGTGGAGGATAGACGGCCAGGTTTATCCGGGGGCGGAACCCCTGGAAGTGCGCGAGGGCGAATGGGTTAGGATCGAACTCCAGAACCAGAGCATGATGCGCCACCCGATGCACCTGCACGGCCATTCTTTCCAGTTGCTCAACGGCACGGGCCGCGGCCCGTTCAAGGACACGGCCCTCGTCCAGCCGCACATGGGCGGGTTGGCCCTCGACTTCCACGCGGACAACCCCGGCGAATGGTTCTTCCACTGCCACAACGCGTACCACATGGAGAGCGGCATGGCGCGCGTGATCTCCTACGAAACCTGAACCACGGCCCGGATGGTCAATCCTGTCCGGACGAATGGGCACTCCTGCTCATGGCACGGCAATCCATAAGAAACACAATCCACGCACAGAAGCCGCCGGCGACGGAAGAGGGGTGACGGGCATGGAGCAGTTGGTACCTTCGTTGGTGTTCTACCTGTTCGTCCTCGGTATCTGTCTCGTCAGGCCCGGCGCGGGGCGCGTCCTCGTCGGGGTCTTCTTCCTGATCATGGCACTCGGGGTGAACGTGGTGCTGGTCCTGACGGCCCCCGAACTGTTCGTGGCGCTCGGGGCGGAGGCGCCCCTCGTTCCGCCCTACGGGTGGTTCTTCGAGAACGTGGTCGCGCTTGCGCCGCCGTTGTTCGGGCTCCTTGCCGCGGCTTTCGAGACAACCATCGCGCTGATGATCCTGAGCAGAAGCAGGTACGTGAAGTGGGGGCTCGTCGGCGGCGTCGCGTTTCTCGTAGGGATAACGCCGCTCGGGGTGTGGACGCTCGCCAACCCCGTGCTGGCGCTGGCGCTGGCCGTGCTGCTCAGGAGGGAATATATCCGGGGCCTCCCCGAGATGATCGGCGACGCGGTCCGTCCGGCCCGGTCCCACGCATCGGCGACGGTGGCCGGCCGGAGGGGAGAACGGTGACGGTCCTTGGCCGGCGGCGCACCAGATCTCGACGCTGACGATCTGCGTCGTGCGCCACCGACGGCCGCCAGACGGCCCGTGGAAACCAACGCGACCAGGCCGCGCCTTGGACGACCACCGGCACTCCAACCCGGTTCCTCGAAGAAGGTCAATATCGGCTACAAGCTTGGGCAGCCTTGCTCACGCTGCGTCTTCCCGGCGGCGCTAACCTCGGTTACAGAACATGAAGCGGAGGCCGGCGAAGGAGATGCGTGATGGCCGAGAAGGTTCGGGAAGCGGTTCGGAAGCGCGGGCGTGGACCCGCCTCGCAAGCGCGGTTCCGCACGCCCCACAAAAAGCTGGCCGGGACGCTTTTGGCCGTCGCGGGGATGGTCGTCTTTATGGGGATCATCACGGCCGAGGCCTTCATGCCGGCCGCGGCGGACTACAGCGCCTCGGCGAGCGACATCAGCCACCTTGCCGGCACGGACCCACCCGACAGCGTAATCGTCCAGCCCTCCGCGGCCATCTTCAATGCGGCGATGATCTCGGGCGGGCTCATGATCATGGCCGCCGCGTACTTCGTCCAGCGGGCGTTCGGTAGGCTCGGGGTCACGATACCCCTGACGGTCTGGGGGATCGGCGTCCTGGGCGTCGGCATCTTCCCCGCCCCAACCGGAGGCGTACACGACATCTTCGCGCTGCTCACCTTCTTCGTGGGAGGCCTGGTCGCCGTCCTGGCCTACAAGGTCGAGGCGCCGCCGCT carries:
- a CDS encoding DUF998 domain-containing protein, whose amino-acid sequence is MAEKVREAVRKRGRGPASQARFRTPHKKLAGTLLAVAGMVVFMGIITAEAFMPAAADYSASASDISHLAGTDPPDSVIVQPSAAIFNAAMISGGLMIMAAAYFVQRAFGRLGVTIPLTVWGIGVLGVGIFPAPTGGVHDIFALLTFFVGGLVAVLAYKVEAPPLRYISVVLGAIPISILVSMTVLGGSGGLTALLGPGGAERWVAYPIVLWLVAFGGYLMAGPDQPRRKRRPG